DNA from Elusimicrobiota bacterium:
TCGCTGAAAAAGAGGCTCCCGCGCCTGCGCGCCGTGGTCGGCGGCCCTGAGGTCTCGCGCGACCACCCGCTGCTGGGACCCGCGGCCGGCATTGATGTCGAAGTGGCCGGCGAAGGCGAGACGGTCTTCCCCGACGTCCTGGCCGCGCTGCGCCAGGGGCGGGCGACGGACTGGCGCGGCGTGGGCTGGCGCCGCGGCCGCACGCTGGCCTGGGGCAAGCGCGCGGCGCCGACGCGGCCGCTGGCCGAGTTGCTGCCGCCGGCCGAGGCCGAGATCAACCGTCCGGACGCGCACGGCATGGCTTATCTTGAGACCAACCGCGGCTGTCCGATGCGCTGCGCCTTCTGCTGCTACAATCTGCTGCGCCGCGGCTGGAGCAGCCTGCCGCCGGCCGAGACCGAGCGCCGCATCCGCGTGCTGCGCCGGCGCGGCGTCCGGGAGATCCGCCTGGTGGACCCGACCTTCAACGCGCATCGGCGGTTCCGCGCGACCTTGGCCGCCATGCGCCGAGCCAACGCGGACAAGAAGGTGCGTTTTTTTGTGGAAATCCGCGCGGACACTCTGACCGCGGCCGACGCGGCGGCGCTGGCTGCCGCGAATGTGACCGAGGCGGAGGTGGGCGTGCAGAGCACGGATCCCGCGGTGCTGCGCCGCATCCACCGGCCGGCGCGGCTGGACCTGGCGCGGCGCGGCATCGAGCTTCTAATCGAGCACGGGATCAAGCCGACGATCGACTTCATGTACGGCCTGCCGGGCCAGGGCCTTGATGATCTTTCGCGCTGCCTGGCGTGGCTGGAAGCCTTCCCGGAAGCGCACCAGCAGTTCCTGCCGACCTTGCTTTTGCCGGGGACGGAATTGCGCGAACGCTGCCGGGAGCTGGGCCTGCGCGGCCAGAGTCTGCCGCCGTACCGGGTGCTGGCCACCGATCGCCTCAGCTCGCGGCGCTTGGCCGCCGTCGAGGCGGATGCGGAGCGGCGCATCGGGGGGTTCGACTCGCCGACGCGGTGTTTCGTGGGCCGCCGGCTGCCGGATCTTTTCCCGGAGCGGGTCCGGGGTTTCGAGGCCCGGGGCTCGTCCAACCGCCGCGCCGCGATCTTCTCGGGGGCGGATCTTTTCGCGCGGCGAGAGGCCATCACGGGCTGGATGAAAAAGGCGGTGCGCCGCGAGCCGGATATCTTATGGCAATTCGTTTTTGCGCCGCAGAGCGAGGAGCCGTTGGACCTGCTCGTTGCGGCCATCGCCGCGGTGCGCCGCATGCCGGGGCACTGGCTCGACCGGATGGTTTCGCCGGCCGGCACGACGCGTTTTGCCGCTCGCCGCGTGCTGATGCGGCTGCCGCGCAACCGCACGTTCGATCCGGGCTGGCGCGCCGCGGTCGAGGGTCTGCTAGCCAGCGTGTTCCACTAGAGACTTGCCCTCAGCAAGCGATCCCCGGACGTCTCGGGCGACGGGCCGGGGGATAGGTGATAGCCGGCAGCATGGTGACGCCGCCCGATGCCTCGCGCAGGCGGCGGATGGCCTCATAGAGGGCCTCGATCTGGATGTCGTGGCAGGCGGCCTCGACCTTGAGTTTTTCAGTTTGGTCTCGAGGTCGTCGCTTGGGTCCGCGCCGGGCGCGCCTCAGGTCCCGCCGCGCCCCCCATCCCAGAAAAGCCGCCCCTTCCACCGGTAATTGCCGTGTTTCTCCCGCTCGATCCACCCCATATCCAGCAGCACGTTGATGCGGCGCTTGACCACATCCACCCCAAGGCCCGTCGCCTTCGTGATGTCCGAGCGCGAGAACTCCCCGGCGCGCTCGCAGGCCTTGGCCACCGCCTCCAGGTCCGCGGCCAGCTCGTGCGGATCAGAGCCGCCGTCGGCCAAAGGCGCGGGCGGCGCCACAGGCGTCGGGAAGGGCAGCGAAGGCTGGCGCGGCGCGCGGCGCCAGCCCGCCAAGCCCGCAGCGAAGTCCAGCAGGGCGTCGGCCCATCTGCTGATGGCGCAGAGCACAGCGCTGAATGCAGGAAGCATAGGGGGTCCGGGGACAATCGATTATAGCAATCGGGACCTCACACTAGACCCAAATCCGCCTAGGTCCTTCTCATCCTCCCCCCCGGCCACTTGGCCCAGGCGTTGCCGCCCCCCGCCGGCTACCCTCTCTCTCAAGGCGTATGAAAACCAAACCTTCCCTAATAGCAGCCGCGGCCTTGCTCCTCTGCGCCCCTCTCCAAGCCGCAGTCATCACCGCCGCCCCCGTCTCCGGCATGGCCGTCCCCGGCGGCGCCGCCTCGGCCGTCGGCGCCATGCGCCTCTCGCCCGTCTCCACCTTGCAGCTTCAGCCCGGCCTCCTATCGCCCAGCCTCACACCCAGCCTCGCCCCGGCCGTAGAGGTGTCCGTCCGGCCGGCACCGGCGGAACTTCCGATACCGCAGGTGTCCCCCGTCCCCGCGATCGCCCCCATCGCCGCTCTCACACCGGCCCAGGTCCCGCAGGAGCAAGCTCCCCAAGTCACGACCCAACAGAGCCTCGAGACCCTCGCCGACTCCGCCAGCAAGGGCAAAGACGAGGACATCCCCCAGTTCTACGACCAACAGGCCGCGGTCCGCACCCCCGGCGCCTCCGAGGGCGCCGACGGCCCCAAAGCCGTCCGCATCGAGATCGACGAAGGCCTCAACCCCAACTGGGTCAAAGGCCAGATCAAGCGCAGCCGGCAGGCCGACCCCGCCACCCTCGCCTTGCAGAAGAAGGCCCAGACCAAGGGCTTCCGCAAGACCGCCCTCAACAAGGAGCTCCTGGCGGCGCACAACAACCGCTACACCGACGAGCTCCCCGTCGGCCGCGTCACCGACCAGAAAGACTCCGGCCGCTGCTGGATCTTCGCCGGCCTCAACATGATCCGCGACCAGCTCGTGGCCAAGGGCAAGGTCTCCAAGGACTTCGAGTTCTCCGAGAACTACCTCTATTTCTACTCCCAGCTCGAGCGCGCCAACAAGCACATCGAGAAAGTCATCCGCGGCCTCTACCTCAAGGGCGGCGCCGGCGAGCCCTTGAAGACCTTCGGCAAGCTCAGCCCCGAGGTCGGCGACGGCGGCGGAATGGAAGCCCTCCAGTTCTTGATCAACAAGTACGGCCTCGTGCCCAAGTCCGCCATGCGCGAGACCAAGAGCTCCGGCAACACCACCCTGCTCGACGCGGACCTCGACTACGCCATCGGCAAGACCATGCAGGAGCTCCAGGCCGACGCCCGCAGCCTGGTCACCGGAAAGGGCGGCGGCGGCGTCATGGAGATCAAGCGGCAGGGCCTGGAGCGCGTCTGGAAGATCCTCTCCGCGCACCTCGGCATCCCCCCCACCCGGTTCAACTACGGGACCAAGGCCGCCCGCAAGAGCTATACCCCCAGACAGTTCGCCGCGCGCTTCGCGCGCTTCGACCCCCGCGACTACGTCGTCATCGCCGCTCTGCCCCACCTGCGCCACGGCGTCGCCTATGAGCAAGCCGACTCGAGCCTCGGCGTGGCGGCCAAGAAGAAGGACAACTACAACTGGCGCTACCTCAACGTGGACGTCGACCGCATGGAAGAGCTCGTGGTCAAGTCCATCCAGAGCGGCAAGGCCGTCTATTTCCGCGCGCCGGTGGGCCGCGACATCGACCCCAAGACCGGCATCATGCACCCGGCGGTCTATGACCGCGAGGCCCTCTACGGCGTGGCGGACGCCTCCGAGCGCCTCTCGCGCACGAAGGATTTCGACCTCGGCCTGGAGCGCGGCGGGCATCTGATGGTCTTCACCGGCTTCGACCGGCCCGACGCGAACGGGCCGGTGGTCAAGTACAAGGTGGAGAACTCCTGGGGCCCCAAGGCCGGCGACCAGGGAGTCTTCCACATGTACCGCGAGTGGTTCCGCCAGTACGTCACCTACATCACCGTGCCCCGCAGCCTGCTCGAGAAGTCCGAGCGCAGAGCCTGGGACCGCAAGGCCAGGCCCGATCCGGACTGAGCGCGCCAGGGCGGGCCCAACCCCGGATTCCTCGCCGACGGTAAGAAAATCCGTCCCGCCGAGTAATGGCCCACCCGCCCTGGGGAACTTTTTCGGCCCGAGCTCGTATGTATTGTAGGGAGCCGCGCCCTTGACAGACTGTCGTTTATAGGATACACTTATGATCAGCGACATGCCGCCGCGCAAGAGGAAGGTCCTCCACTATGTCGTCGACGGCAGAGATGTCTTCGGAGAATGGCTTGACCGCCTCGGGGACGTCGCCGGCCGCGCCGCGATCCTCAAGCGCATCGGCCGGGCGGAGGACGGCAACTTCGGGGATCATCGTCCCGTCGGCGCCTGCGTCCGCGAGATGCGCATCGATTTCGGGCCGGGCTACCGCCTCTACTACGGGGAGGACGGACCAAAAGTCGTCCTGCTCCTCTGCGGGGGAGACAAGTCGACGCAGCAGAAGGACATCCGCAGGACTCAGGAGCTGTGGGCGCAGTACCGGAGGCTGACATGAATCGCACCGTTTCTCATCACGAGTACCTGATGAAGCACCTCACCGCCCCGGCGGAAGCGGCAGCCTACCTCGATTCCGTCGCGGAGGATGGCGATATCAGGTTCCTGCTCAAGGCCATCCGCAATGTCGTAGAGGCCCAAGGCGGCGTCGGGGTCCTGGCGAAAAAGACGAAGCTGAGCCGGACCACTCTATACAAGACACTGTCTGAGACCGGCAACCCGGCGGTGAGCACATTAGACGCCATCCTGGCCGTGTACGGCATCCGGCTCGGTTTTTTCCCCGCAGCCCGCGAGCCCGCCGGCCGCCTGCGGCGCTCCGCCTGGCCTGGGTCGCACGGCGGCGCGCAGTACCCGGGCGCCATAATGGGCCATTGACGCGCTGGTGGCCTGCCCAAAGGCCTGTCGCGACACTGCCGCCGCAATCGGGACCGGCCTAGCCGCGCGCCGCGCGGGCCATGGCCCGCCGGGAGATCCAGCCCTGCGTGCCCGTGGAGCAGTAATACACCGAGATGCTCCTCTTGGCCTTGGCCGCGGCCAGAAGCACCTCCAGCGCCGCCTCCTCGCTGGCCTCCACCCCCGACCAGGTCAGCCCGGAGCGCCGCGCATGCGCGCGCCGGCCCGACAGGCGCGAGACATTGGCCGCGGAAGCGAAGAGCTCGTGCAGGATCAGGTGCCGGCAGCCCAGCTCCTCGAGCTGGCCCAGCAGGACCAGGACCCGCCCCTTATCCTCCGGGATCATCGGGATCTCGACCTCCACGTCCTTGAAGACCTCCAAGGCCATGCCCACCGGCGCCGGGTCGTAGCCGTTGGCCGCCAGATT
Protein-coding regions in this window:
- a CDS encoding type II toxin-antitoxin system RelE/ParE family toxin; translated protein: MISDMPPRKRKVLHYVVDGRDVFGEWLDRLGDVAGRAAILKRIGRAEDGNFGDHRPVGACVREMRIDFGPGYRLYYGEDGPKVVLLLCGGDKSTQQKDIRRTQELWAQYRRLT
- a CDS encoding transcriptional regulator, translated to MNRTVSHHEYLMKHLTAPAEAAAYLDSVAEDGDIRFLLKAIRNVVEAQGGVGVLAKKTKLSRTTLYKTLSETGNPAVSTLDAILAVYGIRLGFFPAAREPAGRLRRSAWPGSHGGAQYPGAIMGH
- a CDS encoding B12-binding domain-containing radical SAM protein translates to MPLSRTSDQRIVFLQLPRLDPDVSMPGENVMLAAAGLQHALRTSRECAAWSILPTPAEQDSSDNAVLADAIVKLEPTVVACTVYLWNVERSIRLLGSLKKRLPRLRAVVGGPEVSRDHPLLGPAAGIDVEVAGEGETVFPDVLAALRQGRATDWRGVGWRRGRTLAWGKRAAPTRPLAELLPPAEAEINRPDAHGMAYLETNRGCPMRCAFCCYNLLRRGWSSLPPAETERRIRVLRRRGVREIRLVDPTFNAHRRFRATLAAMRRANADKKVRFFVEIRADTLTAADAAALAAANVTEAEVGVQSTDPAVLRRIHRPARLDLARRGIELLIEHGIKPTIDFMYGLPGQGLDDLSRCLAWLEAFPEAHQQFLPTLLLPGTELRERCRELGLRGQSLPPYRVLATDRLSSRRLAAVEADAERRIGGFDSPTRCFVGRRLPDLFPERVRGFEARGSSNRRAAIFSGADLFARREAITGWMKKAVRREPDILWQFVFAPQSEEPLDLLVAAIAAVRRMPGHWLDRMVSPAGTTRFAARRVLMRLPRNRTFDPGWRAAVEGLLASVFH